The genomic stretch TTCTTCGACTACTTGGCGACGATCGGCGCGATGATTGCGCTCTCGATTCCCACCTTCTGGTTCGGGCTCATGATGATCTTCCTCTTTTCGGTGCAACTTGGCTGGCTGCCCTCGGGTAGTATGACAACCATCGGCGGCTCTGGGTCACTCACCGATCGTCTCCATCACCTGATTGCGCCGACTCTTGTCTTGTCACTCGTTACCGTCGCTATCTGGAGCCGATACTCACGCTCAGCGCTGCTTGATGTCGTCGGTCAGGATTACATGCGCACTGCGCGGGCAAAGGGACTGCGCGAGTGGGTCGTCCTGCGTCGTCACGGGTTTCGCAATGCCATCCTGCCGCTGATTACTCTCGGCGGCCTGCAGTTGCCGACGCTATTTGGCGGGGCGCTCGTCACTGAGACTGTCTTCACCTGGCCTGGAATGGGCCGCCTGTTCGTCGACTCGCTTGGTTACCGTGACTACCCCGTATTGCTGGGGATCATGATGGTGACGGCTTTTCTCGTGATCCTCGGCAATCTACTGGCTGACCTGCTGTACGCGGTCGTGGACCCGCGTATTCGCTTGAACTAGGGACCCTGCATGGTGAGTCACACTCAACAGCCTGCCACGCCGACGGAGTTCCAAGCCGAGGCGATGGTCAGCCGGAGCCCCCACCGGATGGTGTTGCGACGCCTGATGGAGCACCGTTTGGCCGTCTTTGGTCTGGCCATGATTGTCTTCCTTGGGCTTGCCAGTGCGATCGGGCCTATGTTGACTCCGTTTGACCCGCTTTTTATCGACTTCAGAGCGAAGTTTGCGCCACCACTAACGGGGCAACACATTCTCGGTGGCGATGAGCTCGGGCGAGATCTGCTGACGCGATTGCTGGTTGGTGGACGGGTCTCTCTGATTGTCGGGCTCGCAGCAATGACGCTCAGTGTCACGATCGGGGCGATCGCGGGCGCGCTCGCCGGCTACTACGGCGGATGGATTGACGTGCTGATTATGCGTTTCGTCGACGCAGTGCTGAGCTTCCCAACCATCTTTTTGCTGCTGGCTCTTGCAGCGTTCATCAAGCCAAACCTGTTCACGATCACCATCATTATTGGCGCCACGGCGTGGATGGAGGTGGCGCGCATTGTCCGCGGTCAGATACTGTCGTTACGCGAGCAGGAATTCGTGCTGGCGGCGCGATCTATCGGTGCTTCGAACTCTCACATCATCGCTCGCCAGTTGTTGCCGAATGCCGTCGCGCCGATCGTCGTCGCGGCGACATTGAATATTGCCAATGCGATTCTGCTCGAGTCATATATCAGCTTCCTCGGCTATGGTATTCAGCCGCCGACCGCGAGCTGGGGGAACATGCTGAATAATGCCCAGAGTTATTTCAATACTGCGCCATGGGTAGCCATCTTCCCTGGCGTG from Thermomicrobiales bacterium encodes the following:
- a CDS encoding ABC transporter permease, whose amino-acid sequence is MTQFLLRRLIQSVILLVIVSFIGFMILNLAPGGPLAAYALNPNMTQADRVRLAHQMGLDDPLPVQYWRWASSLARGDWGRSFRDSQPVLTIIRDRIPATLQLMVTSTVLAIILGSLIGLLGALKRYSFFDYLATIGAMIALSIPTFWFGLMMIFLFSVQLGWLPSGSMTTIGGSGSLTDRLHHLIAPTLVLSLVTVAIWSRYSRSALLDVVGQDYMRTARAKGLREWVVLRRHGFRNAILPLITLGGLQLPTLFGGALVTETVFTWPGMGRLFVDSLGYRDYPVLLGIMMVTAFLVILGNLLADLLYAVVDPRIRLN
- a CDS encoding ABC transporter permease, with product MVSHTQQPATPTEFQAEAMVSRSPHRMVLRRLMEHRLAVFGLAMIVFLGLASAIGPMLTPFDPLFIDFRAKFAPPLTGQHILGGDELGRDLLTRLLVGGRVSLIVGLAAMTLSVTIGAIAGALAGYYGGWIDVLIMRFVDAVLSFPTIFLLLALAAFIKPNLFTITIIIGATAWMEVARIVRGQILSLREQEFVLAARSIGASNSHIIARQLLPNAVAPIVVAATLNIANAILLESYISFLGYGIQPPTASWGNMLNNAQSYFNTAPWVAIFPGVLITLAVTSFNFVGDGLRDALDPRLGKR